Proteins encoded in a region of the Macadamia integrifolia cultivar HAES 741 unplaced genomic scaffold, SCU_Mint_v3 scaffold_157A, whole genome shotgun sequence genome:
- the LOC122070921 gene encoding SRSF protein kinase 2-like isoform X1 produces MGDSEKEDRSGSSDFTSEDEGTEDYRRGGYHAVRIGDTFKGGRYVVQSKLGWGHFSTVWLAWDTNNSRYVALKVQKSAQHYTEAAMDEITILKQIAEGDPDDNKCVVKLLDHFKHSGPNGQHVCMVFEYLGDNLLTLIKYTDYRGMPLHLVKEICYHILVGLDYLHRQLSIIHTDLKPENILLLSMIDPGKDPIKSGAPLILPASKDKSIFESGAGKDIKNSNGDLTKSQKKKIRRKAKRAAQGCVGKEVAKDSEPEPKTAGADATTSNAKVNADHSEDQLDTSANKDNSSNGNPLTHKRGSRSTRQMLLAAVDLKCKLVDFGNACWTYKQFTSDIQTRQYRCPEVLLGSKYSTPADLWSFACICFELATGDVLFDPHSGDNFDRDETSKQNIKSYAGLASGPPLAMDHLALMMELLGMMPRKIALGGRYSRDFFNRYGDLRHIRRLRFWPLNKVLVEKYEFTEQDANDMADFLVPILDFVPEKRPTAAQCLLHPWISTGPWLLEPSMPASQIQVVDGNISESKKRENDEREAMEVGVGNMAIDVASNRVKDPQSSSKPTKAAVLISSRMITAPIGFGSYVLFMESEWVILGNCFTPAEQNRSLKPVKCSDLLKIFPVISGMCLLETWFSFSPCTPQIVS; encoded by the exons ATGGGGGACAGCGAGAAGGAGGATCGGAGTGGGAGCAGCGATTTCACATCGGAGGACGAAGGGACCGAGGATTACAGGAGAGGAGGTTACCATGCTGTTCGAATCGGCGACACATTCAAGGGCGGCCGCTATGTCGTTCAGAGCAAGCTCGGTTGGGGTCATTTCTCCACCGTCTGGCTCGCCTGGGACACAAACAACTCT CGATATGTAGCTCTGAAAGTTCAGAAGAGCGCTCAGCACTACACTGAGGCAGCAATGGATGAGATTACCATCCTCAAACAGATCGCTGAGGGGGACCCTGATGATAATAAGTGCGTCGTCAAGCTATTGGATCATTTCAAGCATTCCGGACCTAATGGCCAGCATGTATGTATGGTTTTTGAGTATCTGGGTGATAATCTATTGACGCTTATTAAGTATACTGACTACCGGGGGATGCCTCTCCACCTGGTTAAGGAAATTTGTTACCACATTTTGGTGGGTTTGGATTACTTACATCGCCAGCTTTCTATCATACACACTGACCTAAAGCCAGAGAACATTCTCCTCTTGTCCATGATAGACCCAGGAAAAGACCCCATAAAATCAGGTGCTCCTCTCATCCTTCCAGCTAGCAAGGATAAATCCATCTTCGAGTCTGGGGCTGGCAAGGATATTAAGAACTCCAACGGTGATTTGACAAAGagccagaagaagaagatccgcCGGAAGGCTAAACGGGCAGCTCAAGGTTGTGTGGGAAAGGAAGTTGCCAAGGACTCCGAACCAGAGCCCAAAACTGCTGGTGCAGATGCAACTACCTCTAATGCAAAAGTAAATGCTGATCACTCCGAAGATCAGCTTGATACTTCCGCCAACAAAGATAATTCATCAAATGGTAATCCTTTAACCCATAAGAGAGGGAGCCGCTCCACAAGGCAGATGCTATTAGCAGCTGTTGACCTTAAGTGCAAATTGGTTGATTTTGGAAATGCCTGTTGGACGTATAAACAGTTTACAAGTGATATTCAGACACGGCAGTATAGGTGCCCTGAGGTTCTCCTTGGTTCAAAGTACTCTACTCCTGCAGATCTCTGGTCATTTGCTTGCATATGTTTTGAGCTTGCAACTGGTGATGTTCTCTTTGATCCTCACAGTGGTGACAACTTTGATAGGGATGAG ACATCAAAGCAGAATATCAAAAGCTATGCTGGCCTTGCATCTGGACCCCCCCTTGCAATG GATCACTTGGCTCTAATGATGGAACTCCTTGGGATGATGCCGCGCAAG ATTGCATTAGGTGGTCGGTATTCTCGGGATTTCTTCAACAGGTATGGTGACTTGAGACACATCCGGCGGTTGCGTTTTTGGCCCCTTAATAAGGTGCTTGTGGAGAAGTATGAGTTTACAGAGCAAGATGCAAATGATATGGCTGATTTCCTAGTCCCAATACTGGATTTTGTCCCTGAGAAGCGGCCAACTGCCGCCCAATGCCTTCTCCATCCATGGATTAGTACAGGACCTTGGCTTCTTGAGCCTTCCATGCCTGCTTCTCAGATCCAAGTTGTAGATGGAAATATTTCTGagagcaagaagagagagaatgatgaGAGAGAGGCAATGGAGGTGGGCGTGGGAAACATGGCAATTGATGTCGCTTCTAATCGGGTCAAAGATCCTCAATCCAGTAGCAAACCCACCAAGGCAGCTGTTCTTATTTCTTCTAG GATGATCACTGCTCCTATTGGTTTTGGCTCCTACGTCCTTTTTATGGAGAGTGAATGGGTGATACTTGGAAACTGTTTTACTCCAGCTGAACAGAACCGAAGTCTCAAACCAGTTAAATGTTCAGATTTACTGAAGATTTTTCCTGTAATCTCTGGCATGTGTCTCCTTGAGACATGGTTCTCCTTCTCTCCATGTACACCACAGATCGTGTCGTGA
- the LOC122070921 gene encoding SRSF protein kinase 2-like isoform X2 has product MGDSEKEDRSGSSDFTSEDEGTEDYRRGGYHAVRIGDTFKGGRYVVQSKLGWGHFSTVWLAWDTNNSRYVALKVQKSAQHYTEAAMDEITILKQIAEGDPDDNKCVVKLLDHFKHSGPNGQHVCMVFEYLGDNLLTLIKYTDYRGMPLHLVKEICYHILVGLDYLHRQLSIIHTDLKPENILLLSMIDPGKDPIKSGAPLILPASKDKSIFESGAGKDIKNSNGDLTKSQKKKIRRKAKRAAQGCVGKEVAKDSEPEPKTAGADATTSNAKVNADHSEDQLDTSANKDNSSNGNPLTHKRGSRSTRQMLLAAVDLKCKLVDFGNACWTYKQFTSDIQTRQYRCPEVLLGSKYSTPADLWSFACICFELATGDVLFDPHSGDNFDRDEDHLALMMELLGMMPRKIALGGRYSRDFFNRYGDLRHIRRLRFWPLNKVLVEKYEFTEQDANDMADFLVPILDFVPEKRPTAAQCLLHPWISTGPWLLEPSMPASQIQVVDGNISESKKRENDEREAMEVGVGNMAIDVASNRVKDPQSSSKPTKAAVLISSRMITAPIGFGSYVLFMESEWVILGNCFTPAEQNRSLKPVKCSDLLKIFPVISGMCLLETWFSFSPCTPQIVS; this is encoded by the exons ATGGGGGACAGCGAGAAGGAGGATCGGAGTGGGAGCAGCGATTTCACATCGGAGGACGAAGGGACCGAGGATTACAGGAGAGGAGGTTACCATGCTGTTCGAATCGGCGACACATTCAAGGGCGGCCGCTATGTCGTTCAGAGCAAGCTCGGTTGGGGTCATTTCTCCACCGTCTGGCTCGCCTGGGACACAAACAACTCT CGATATGTAGCTCTGAAAGTTCAGAAGAGCGCTCAGCACTACACTGAGGCAGCAATGGATGAGATTACCATCCTCAAACAGATCGCTGAGGGGGACCCTGATGATAATAAGTGCGTCGTCAAGCTATTGGATCATTTCAAGCATTCCGGACCTAATGGCCAGCATGTATGTATGGTTTTTGAGTATCTGGGTGATAATCTATTGACGCTTATTAAGTATACTGACTACCGGGGGATGCCTCTCCACCTGGTTAAGGAAATTTGTTACCACATTTTGGTGGGTTTGGATTACTTACATCGCCAGCTTTCTATCATACACACTGACCTAAAGCCAGAGAACATTCTCCTCTTGTCCATGATAGACCCAGGAAAAGACCCCATAAAATCAGGTGCTCCTCTCATCCTTCCAGCTAGCAAGGATAAATCCATCTTCGAGTCTGGGGCTGGCAAGGATATTAAGAACTCCAACGGTGATTTGACAAAGagccagaagaagaagatccgcCGGAAGGCTAAACGGGCAGCTCAAGGTTGTGTGGGAAAGGAAGTTGCCAAGGACTCCGAACCAGAGCCCAAAACTGCTGGTGCAGATGCAACTACCTCTAATGCAAAAGTAAATGCTGATCACTCCGAAGATCAGCTTGATACTTCCGCCAACAAAGATAATTCATCAAATGGTAATCCTTTAACCCATAAGAGAGGGAGCCGCTCCACAAGGCAGATGCTATTAGCAGCTGTTGACCTTAAGTGCAAATTGGTTGATTTTGGAAATGCCTGTTGGACGTATAAACAGTTTACAAGTGATATTCAGACACGGCAGTATAGGTGCCCTGAGGTTCTCCTTGGTTCAAAGTACTCTACTCCTGCAGATCTCTGGTCATTTGCTTGCATATGTTTTGAGCTTGCAACTGGTGATGTTCTCTTTGATCCTCACAGTGGTGACAACTTTGATAGGGATGAG GATCACTTGGCTCTAATGATGGAACTCCTTGGGATGATGCCGCGCAAG ATTGCATTAGGTGGTCGGTATTCTCGGGATTTCTTCAACAGGTATGGTGACTTGAGACACATCCGGCGGTTGCGTTTTTGGCCCCTTAATAAGGTGCTTGTGGAGAAGTATGAGTTTACAGAGCAAGATGCAAATGATATGGCTGATTTCCTAGTCCCAATACTGGATTTTGTCCCTGAGAAGCGGCCAACTGCCGCCCAATGCCTTCTCCATCCATGGATTAGTACAGGACCTTGGCTTCTTGAGCCTTCCATGCCTGCTTCTCAGATCCAAGTTGTAGATGGAAATATTTCTGagagcaagaagagagagaatgatgaGAGAGAGGCAATGGAGGTGGGCGTGGGAAACATGGCAATTGATGTCGCTTCTAATCGGGTCAAAGATCCTCAATCCAGTAGCAAACCCACCAAGGCAGCTGTTCTTATTTCTTCTAG GATGATCACTGCTCCTATTGGTTTTGGCTCCTACGTCCTTTTTATGGAGAGTGAATGGGTGATACTTGGAAACTGTTTTACTCCAGCTGAACAGAACCGAAGTCTCAAACCAGTTAAATGTTCAGATTTACTGAAGATTTTTCCTGTAATCTCTGGCATGTGTCTCCTTGAGACATGGTTCTCCTTCTCTCCATGTACACCACAGATCGTGTCGTGA